The stretch of DNA agggagggggactGTGATGGGGGCTCACTACTGCTGTCTTCTCCGTTCAAACTCTTCCTACACACTGGACATGTGTCATGCTGGGTGggcacagagcagcacagatcATTTGGTTGCATGGCCTGACCAAGAGCAAGTTCATGATGGATAAATAATTCCTGGATTTAGCATTAAAAAGTCTATTATTGGTGTATCGCTGACTTAACACTGtctaaaaaagtaaattttttttcctaatggaAGCAATTTTAAGGTTTcaattatatattatttcacattaaacCCACAAGAGGACCAAAATTGAGAATTGATCAATGCAACAAATATTTCCTGTGTGGCACAAGTCTGACAGTCATAGCATACCTTAAATATCATAAATAAGGAAACATTTTGACTTAATTGCACTCCCAATACCACTCTGCACCTGAAATTAGTCTGTTAAAAGTGATAGATTAGCTTTGgcttattaaataaaaatacattcaattaTGAGCCATTGTTTAAGATTCATCAGGATTATTTATGTACTGTgggtttatatttttgtttcattgggTTTGTTGGCAATAGCAGATATATAGAGTATTTTGAGCCATTACCCTTAAATTCTTCTTGATGTGTTAATGCCACGTAGCAAAACCACGTTTATATTTGCTTTAGATGCTGATGAGCACTGAAAATATCTCATGCGGTACACGATTACATACCATCAAAGCTCTAGTTCAGTTAATTCCATTGTTATTACATTGACTCACCATTTCCAGCCAGGGTACTATACAGTCTGAATGAAAGAAGTGGTTACAGGGTAGCTGTCTGACTGGCTCTCCGACCGAGAAGTCCTCTTTGCACACCGGACATTCCATACAGCAGTCTaaagaggaaaaggcagaaatgtttgtttcttttaattcatCATTTACCGATTTTActgttttgaatttagtttaCATTATTAGGTTACATTATTAAGTACAACAACAGGGATTAATGAGATTatgaaggaaataaagatgatCTGACTAATGAAGAAAAGTTTGAGACGGGttttgaaacaacacaaaaaccaaaatatagacaccccccaacacacacacacacacatacacacacacacacacacacaaaaacaacaacaaacaaaacaaaacacagacctTATCCCCATGAGTCATTTCAATGGGCCTATAAAAACTAGGTTGCAGTACTAACCACACTGTTAAAACTTGTGTGGTATAGTGGtaaaaaataacagctttcacAGAAGAGGAAATCAAGAAAAACAGaccccaaagaaaaaaaaacacgggTGGTTTAAGACTAGTGAGCAAAAAACTGTTCATACTCTCAGATTAATGAACATTTCATGCCAAACAGGCAGTTTTGGAGGCTTCTCTTGGCAGGCAGGTGGCAACGACATTCAACTGCCTATTCTCGTTATATTTGAGTGCTGCATTTACATCTACACAAACAAtgtattttcagatatttttgcTAATGGAGCTTGTCATGCTGCCGTGACTTGCCTCATTTGCCTCTCGTGACTGTGACTACACAGCACATGCTAGATAGCTTTTACTCAATGTGTGTAGTTAGCCAGTGGTAAAGACATGCAAgtaacacatgcacaaacaaatttAGAATAAAACTGGTGGCTGACCTGCTTGTTCCTGAGAGATATTGACAGTTGGGAGAGAGGAgatcttctctttctctgctggagGAGGTCCTGTGTTTTCCAGCTGACCTAGTAACTACACACAAAAATATCCACACATTataaactgaaaagaaattCAACCGAGACATCAGAACAAACTGTGGAAGAAGCTGTCTTAAGTCTGGTTTACCTGTGTTATCACAGCATCTAACCCTCCCTGTCCCCAGGCATAGTCCCCTGGATTAGAGTGCAGCATGCCTGTCCTGAAAAAGACACATACAAATCAAGATGATAAGAAATAATGCTATGTGACACAACCTACACCACTATGAAACAACTCTAATGCTATATTACCATGAAAGCGGAGGTGACCCAGGGACTCCAGAGTTGGCAAAGAGGCCAGCGAGAAATTGTTGCACAATTctagcaaacagaaaaaagtgaaaagactTGAAATCATCTCCAGACATAAGGGCAGTTATATCGTAACAGCATAAAGAGACTGCTGTTATTATAAGTGAGAATATATAAGCAAGACAAGAGACCCAAGAGGACGGTGAGGAGGACACTGAAAGTTACCCTTCCACAGCAGGAGAGCGATCTGGCCTGGTGCTGCCTCTGGACCGGTGTCTTCTCTGGCTGTGCAAGCGAGAGGGACGTCCAGGTCCCCAGTGTTCCCCAGCTCCTAGCAAACCCCCCATAGCTCCTCCTAGGCCTGCAGGGACTGACCCCCCAATCGGCGCACCTCCTAGCCCCCCAAGGTCGCTGAGACTTCCTAGGCGCCCTCCAGGGAGCCGGGGTTCTGAGTCAGGGGTGTCACTGTCTGTGGTGAATGGCCGCTCCAGTAACAATAGGTGCCATAGCTACAGAGATGTTGggacacaacagagagagaaagaggatgcAGTTTGAACAAAGAtggattttcagtttgaaaGTCAAATAAGTGGGATTACACAAGGAGAAGCAGGTAGTGAATGGAATAAGAACGAaggtaaaagtaaaataaaggaaaggtgttaaatggaaaggaaaggaaatgaagaaagcaggggaataataaataaaatcatatcaaATAATTGCAATCACTCCTCTTTACTCAATCCCCCACCCTATTTCCTCTGAAATCCTTCATATAAACTCATACCTGTGCAAACTGTGTGGCTGTGTCATCTATCCCGTTAGCACTACCCTCTAGGAGACTGAGGGAAACAGCACAAAATGGGACAAAAGACACGTTATTAGCAACGATCACTGATTCAAACATTAATTCTTGTTCTTTGAGGTTTAGTGTTGACctgggaaaaaaactgcatcGGGACCCCACAAACTtcaacaacaaatgcaaaatattccATCTAGAAAGTCCCTCAGCCTGCTTTTGCTCCAGACTGACATTAAAAGGCTTTGATATATCATGCTGTCTGTAAATGCAATATACAGTGGATAAcagataacaaaaataatagGTCTGTTACCTGGAGTCCTCTGTTAACTCTTCTATGAACCCTGAATCACATCTTGGACAGATGTATTCCTGGAAAGaatcacaaatttttttttttaactctacaGAAGTCCAGGTGAACACCAGACAAACTGGACAGTTGACAATAATTTTAAGTTGTGAAAACCAGGCTGATCACCATGAGTCCATTAGCTATACAGCATATCTGTACAAGGTGGTGGCGCGCTGAGGCCCAGACACTGGGCATGGACAGGGTGAGAATTATACAAATAATTGATCATTGGAGATGACACATTTACAGCTCTGATTTAGTAAAACCATTTTCTGGTAACAGGGTTTCATGTTACAATTTTATTATCCAAATTAGTAAGTacaacaaaaatgcaattaaaagaataaaaaaaaagaaaaaaggatgacaaaacaacataaatcaTTACAATGATCAAGAATGATCCATAAATTGTATTACTATAGCAACGTTTTGGTGATATGCTGATATTTGAATGATATTCAAGTACATTCACCCAGGccaagggagggagggagaaccATAAAATCATTGTAAAGACATAGCGCTAACTGGCTTGGTCAACAAAAGAACACCTTTTCAATTTGTCTTTGAGTGGATAATGTCAGATGGATTTGTATGGCTGCCtgtgttttatgaatatttgtGAAAGTGTTCAGGGTTTGAAACCTGCTGTAATCAATGAAGTAAACACTCCTGTTACCTGGTACAAACACCTCAAATTTATCCAGTCCTCctaaacctgtttttttttttttttaagtggggTCATTTCAAAGAGAGATTACAATGATACATTTGTTTCacagtgagtgaatgaaaaaaataggTCACAAAAATATCATCCTCttgtattatattgtatatatatttgtattatgGTCTAATCAAAAGCAATATACATCTATATGCTATTCTCAAACTCACATGACAatttaaaacattcattaaaTCTTCAATTTAAAACTTCTATGCTTGATTAACAAAATCTGTAAGTAAAAACTGCTCATATTAATTGTTTGTCATTCACTTCGAGGCTATACTATCGGTTATAAACGGACACATGAGTGGGAGATGGTCCTTTGGATATACTAGAGTAATGTGAGGTGATTAAATTTGGGTGTTGCAGTCAGTTGGCTCAGTGAAGATATGCCACAAGATTCAGAGCCCCTGAGACAAGCAGGCCTGTTTAGAGTCCATGACACAGACAggacataaaaataaagatcTGGACTAACCATGAGTGCCGTCTGCCTAGACATTGCAATATACACTTTACATATAGCTTATCGGGTACATAATGTATATCAATCAAGGCAgaccacactgacacacacacacacacacacacacacacacacatatacatatatttatatatatatgactcgAGATTTAGGCTGCTACTAATGATTATTTAGATAATTTAATAGATGGAAATGATTTGGTCAACATAATAGTGCTCATCACAGCTTTCCAAAACACTAAGTTGATGCTTTCAGAATGCTCTTTTGTCCAGACCATGAGAGCAAAAAAACCGAGATATTCATAAGTTTCCTGTCATGTAACAGAATTTCTCTTGTATTGTATCTGATAAATTCTCTAGTTAATTAATTGACTACTCATTTCAGCTCTAATCCGTACATGACAATACAACCAAGAAGCACTGCAAACAACTCCTCAATGACCACAAAGTTGAATAAACAACTCTTGAAAAAAGTTTCAACAAAGCCCAAACATTATAACCTTCATGAACGTGGGATTTAACGCAGGCTTGTTGGATTACACTAGTTTTAAGTGGCGGTAGCAAAACATCTGATAAACGGACTAGGAATAGGAAATTGTACAATTTCTAGAGAGCACAAATTTGTTTACAACATAGTACAAAAGTTAACACAAATCTGTAATGTTACGTTGGCGTCCAGACAATATATTGCTCTCACTTCTGACTCCAAAACTGAAAGTTAAAATACTTGCGTTCAGAAAAAATCCTCAAGCTATGCTGGCTGTCTGTCCGGTATCAGAAACTAAATCTGAAAACGTCAATAGTCTACAACCAAAAAACGAATGACACACgcacataaaaatgaaagaacacgGTAATAACAGAGACCTTCTCTGTCGCTCTCCGCTGTTTGGGATGTTCAGTGTAAAACAACAATTCGAAGCTGGTATCAAGTGTCAACTTTTGTGACAAAACTTTTTTAACACGCAATCTATCAAAAGCTGGCGATCTTTGCTCTTACAGTTTTTTTTAGACAACGAAATCTTAGAGTGTCACGAGTTTATTCAGtgatttaacaacaacaaacgcCCCTAACTGCTAACAGGCTAGCTACGGTTTAGCTGTAGCAATCGCGCGAAACAAACGGCTTTTCGTCCAAAGGCTGACTTGTCAACTGCACGTATTTCACAAAAAGGTGTGACAGATGAAGAGAGGAAACCCGTCCGTCTTACCGGCAGTTTGGGGTTCACTTCTCCTTtacaacagtgacagaaaaagcGATGCGGGGGAACAGCCGCAGCCTCCGCCATCTTCCCCAAAGCAGCACACAAATACTGACGTCGGTCCTCCCGGACGGAGGGCAGCCGTCCGCGTCCTGCCCGGCATGCACCGCGGCTAAGCCCGGCCAATCAGGGCGACCCGAGGCAGAGAGCGGAAGTGTTCGTGTGTTGACAACAAGAAATGGCATGTGCTTGAGTTGTTTGTCTGTGGGATGCTGGAAATCGTTTGGCCGTGTGCAGAAAGGTTTGTAAATAATCAGAAGTGGAACGTCTCAGTTTACATTATTTCCAGGTGTGTGATCCATTAGCAAATGCGCACGGAGTTTAAAAAGTATTGAGCCCGCCAAGGTACGATTTCGTTCATTAGTGGCAAGcgacagtaaaaaaaacacggatatattctttttaaaacagttgCTCAGTCTATTACTGTATGTTGTTGATGGCCCTCTGTTCATAGTATAACAGAAGACAATACACCCTGCACACGTTTCCAATGAACGtccaaatacacaaaataaactttCGGCctgcaaaaattttaaatgatccCATGCCATTTGCTGTGGCCAAAATTGCTTCTTTGACTTTCACACCGGTATTCCTCTATACACAGTTTACCACGTTTTTAGccagaaggtttttttttttaaataagcatCTTGAATTACTTCATTGGATTTGGGCTCAATCAGTGTCTTCTGTCTCTTCGTGTGCCCAAGACTGACATACTAGTGTGATTACAGCATTTTCTTATAGTAATAACTGCCGAGTGTCCGTGTTTCGATTGACAAGTCCTGAGGTCCAAATAATTGTTTTAATTAGTGCTTTATTCGGGTTTGTGATCTGTACAGATGACTTCCCAGGAAGTGCGTCTGTGTGGTCTCCTGCTACGGGAGCACTTTGGCGATGTGGTGGAAAAAGTGGGAACACACCTGCTCAAAAGTGGAGCCCAGAATTTAAGAACAATCATTCATGAGACTGGAATCTCTCTGGACCTGGTATCACTCCTATTCTTACTATCTCTACTGCTTTTAACGTTTAGACACTATTCAGAATTTGATCCTTTAAGACCAGATTAGTTGGCAGTCAATCCATTCTAGACGATTATTATGTGTTTGAATCCATTGTGTTGCCTTATTATTCTTCAGCAGTAGCACTGATGATTTTTGCCCCATTGATTTACATATAAAACTTGTATACCTGGGACATTGTCAAAATCTGTCCCAGATTATGACAATCTGTCCCAGCCTTAATTCGGTAGATGTCAGATTCTTTTATGAAAATGCTATACCTAATAACGCTGCTGTTTTAATAGGATTCGGGTAGTACTAGCTGTATAATGCATGTAAATACTTTACATccaaaatagaaatgtattttctgctttgaaaagtgaaaaattagtCATGACAGTAAAGCCCCTGCCACCTTTTTTGTCTCAATGCAGGTAAAgaagtctctgtgtgtgct from Echeneis naucrates chromosome 6, fEcheNa1.1, whole genome shotgun sequence encodes:
- the rnf115a gene encoding E3 ubiquitin-protein ligase RNF115; this encodes MAEAAAVPPHRFFCHCCKGEVNPKLPEYICPRCDSGFIEELTEDSSLLEGSANGIDDTATQFAQLWHLLLLERPFTTDSDTPDSEPRLPGGRLGSLSDLGGLGGAPIGGSVPAGLGGAMGGLLGAGEHWGPGRPSRLHSQRRHRSRGSTRPDRSPAVEGIVQQFLAGLFANSGVPGSPPLSWTGMLHSNPGDYAWGQGGLDAVITQLLGQLENTGPPPAEKEKISSLPTVNISQEQADCCMECPVCKEDFSVGEPVRQLPCNHFFHSDCIVPWLEMHDTCPVCRKSLNGEDSSSEPPSQSPSLSMDPRTQERWSF